A region of the Azospirillum lipoferum 4B genome:
TGGCGTTACCGTCAGTCGAATAACACAGCCCGCTACGAACCGGACTGGGACCATTCGACGCAGCTTGAACTGGTGATCTGGGCAGCCCCGCTGCTGATCATCATCTGCCTGGGGGCCATCACCTGGGTCACCACCCACAAGCTCGACCCCTACCGTCCGCTCGACCGCATCGCGGCCGACAAGCCACTGCCGGCCGGCGTGAAGCCGCTGGACGTGCAGGTGGTGGCGCTCGACTGGAAATGGCTGTTCGTCTATCCCGAATACGGCATCGCGTCCGTGAACGAGATGGCGGCGCCGGTCGACCGTCCGATCCGCTTCAGCCTCACCGCCTCCACGGTGATGAACTCCTTCTACGTTCCGGCGCTGGCGGGCATGATCTATGCCATGCCGGGCATGGAGACGAAGCTCCACGCCGTGATCAACGAGCCGGGGACCTACAAGGGCTTCTCGTCCAACTACAGCGGCGCCGGCTTCTCGCACATGCGCTTCGCCTTCCTCGGCCTGTCGGACCAGGATTTCGAAGGCTGGGTGTCGAAGGTGAAGTCGACCGCCACCCCGCTCGACCGCAACGCCTACATCGCGCTTGAGAAGCCGAGCGAGGCGGTTCCGGTCCAGCATTTCGGCACCGTCGATCCGAAGCTGTTCAACGCCGTCGTGAACCTGTGCGTGCGCCCCGGCACCATGTGCATGAGCGACATGGCCGCCATCGACCGTGCGGGCGGGCTGAACGCCGGCGGCATGGCCGCGGCCAACGGAATCCTGCGGGCCAACACGCTGGCCGGCTTCCCGGATACGCAGCCGACCGGCCTGTGCACCGTCGCCGAGGCGGTCGAAGCCGCCGCAAACTCGGGCGCCGTGCAGCGCCCCACCGTCACGCCGATCAGCGCGTCCGCCTCCCAGGCCGGGCCGCAGCGGCTGGCCAATCCCTGATTGGGCACACCGGCATGCTTGAGACACTGACGACCTTCCTGTTCGGGCGCCTCAGCCTGAACTCCTTCCCCTATCACGAGCCGATCGTGGTCGCGACCTTCTTCGCGGTCATGCTCGGCGGCATCGCGCTGGTCGCGGCCCTCAGCTATTTCAAGCTGTGGGGCTACCTGTGGCGGGAGTGGTTCACCACCGTCGACCACAAGCGCATCGGCATCATGTACATGATCCTGGGCCTGATCATGCTGCTGCGCGGCTTCGCCGACGCCATCATGATGCGCGCCCAGCAGGCCATCGCCTTCAACGGCAGCGAGGGCTACCTCAACGCCCACCACTACGATCAGGTCTTCACCGCCCACGGTGTGATCATGATCTTCTTCGTCGCCATGCCGCTGGTGACGGGGCTGATGAACTATGTCGTGCCGCTGCAGATCGGCGCGCGCGACGTGTCCTTCCCGTTCCTGAACAATTTCAGCTTCTGGATGACCGTCGGCGGCGCCGTGCTGATCATGATCTCGCTGTTCGTGGGCGAGTTCGCGCGCACCGGCTGGCTGGCCTATCCGCCGCTGTCGGGGATCGAGGCCAGTCCCGACGTCGGCGTCGACTATTACATCTGGGCCTTGCAGGTGGCGGGCGTCGGAACGACGCTGTCGGGCATCAACCTGATCTGCACGATCGTGAAGATGCGCGCGCCCGGCATGACCATGATGAAGATGCCGGTATTCACCTGGACCTCGCTCTGCACCAACGTCCTGATCGTCGCCTCCTTCCCGGTCCTGACCGCCGTGCTTGTCCTGCTGTCGCTGGACCGCTATGTCGGCACCCATTTCTTCACGAGCGACATGGGCGGCAACCCCATGATGTACGTGAACCTGATCTGGATCTGGGGCCACCCGGAAGTCTACATCCTGATCCTGCCCTGCTTCGGCATCTTCTCGGAAGTGACCTCCACCTTCTGCGGCAAGAAGCTGTTCGGCTACACCTCGATGGTCTACGCGACCGTCGTCATCACCATCCTGTCCTACCTGGTGTGGCTGCACCACTTCTTCACCATGGGTTCGGGCGCCAGCGTGAACTCGTTCTTCGGCATCACGACGATGATCATCTCGATCCCGACGGGTGCGAAGATCTTCAACTGGCTGTTCACCATGTACCGCGGCCGCATCCGGTTCGAGCTGCCGATGATGTGGACGATCGCCTTCATGCTGACCTTCGTGATCGGTGGCATGACCGGCGTGCTGCTGGCGGTTCCGCCGGCCGACTTCGTGCTGCACAACAGCCTGTTCCTGATCGCCCACTTCCACAACGTCATCATCGGCGGCGTGCTGTTCGGCCTGTTCGCCGGCATCTACTACTGGTGGCCCAAGGCCTTCGGCTTCCGCCTGGATCCGTTCTGGGGCAAGGTGTCCTTCTGGTGCTGGGTGATCGGCTTCTACGCCGCCTTCATGCCGCTCTATGTCCTGGGCCTGATGGGCGTCACCCGCCGCCTGCGCGTGTTCGAGGACCCGTCTCTGCAGATCTGGTTCCAGATCGCCGCGGTCGGCGCCGTCCTGATCGCCATGGGCATCGGTGCCTTCCTGGTCCAGATCGCCGTCAGCGTCCTGAAGCGCCGCCAGCTGGTCGACGTCACCGGCGACCCGTGGGACGGCCGCACCCTGGAATGGGCGACCTCCTCGCCGCCGCCGGGCTACAACTTCGCCTTCACGCCGGTGATCCACGACAATGACGCGTGGTGGGACATGAAGAAGCGCGGCTATGCCCGTCCGCTGGACGGCTACCGCCCGATCCACATGCCCGCCAACACCGGCACCGGCGTAATCCTGGCCGGCATCAGCACGGCGCTCGGCTTCGCCCTGGTCTGGCACATCTGGTGGCTGGCGGCGCTGAGCTTCATCGGCCTGCTGGTTGTCGCCATCAGCCATACCTTCAACTACAACCGCGACTTCCACATTCCGGTGGAGGAGGTCGTTCGGACCGAGAACGAGCGGACCCGTCTGCTCGCGGGACAGGTGTAAAGCATGACGACGACCGTTGAAGCCATGCATGGCGGCCACGCGGGGCACGACGCCCCGCGCGACGCCACCCCGCCCGTCTTCTATGTAAGGGACGAGCACGCCCACGAAGCCGCCAGCACCGCGCTCGGCTTCTGGATCTACCTGATGAGCGACTGCCTCATCTTCGCGGTGCTGTTCGCGACCTATGGCGTGCTGGGCACCAGCTACGCCGCCGGCCCGACGCCGAAGGAGCTGTTCGACCTGAATCTGGTGGCGCTGAACACGGCGATGCTGCTGTTCTCCTCCATCACCTACGGCTTCGCCATGCTGGCGATGGAGAAGGGCCGCACCGCCCAGACCCAGGGCTGGCTGGTCGTGACCCTGCTGTTCGGCCTCGCCTTCCTCGGCATCGAGCTGTACGAGTTCGCGCATCTGATCCACGAGGGGGCCGGCCCCGGCCGCAGCGCCTTCCTGTCGGCCTTCTTCACGCTGGTCGGCACCCACGGCCTGCACGTCACCTTCGGCTGCATCTGGCTGGTGACGCTGATGGTGCAGGTCGCCCGCCGCGGCCTGATCCCGGCCAACCGCCGGCGCCTGATGTGCCTCAGCATGTTCTGGCACTTCCTGGACGTGATCTGGATCGGTGTCTTCACCTACGTCTATCTGATGGGAGTGCTGCGATGAGCACCCACGCGCACGGCGACCACCACGCCCATCAGGGCCACGGTCACGGCCACGACGATCATGGCCACGGCCATCCGGAAGGCGCCCACGGCACCTTCGGCAGCTACATGATCGGTTTCGTCCTGTCGGTGATCCTGACGGTCATTCCGTTCTGGCTGGTCATGAACGGCACGTTGGACAAGGAGACCACCACGGCCGTCATCCTGGCGCTCGCCGTGGTCCAGATCCTCGTCCACATGGTGTATTTCCTGCACATGAACGGCCGCGTCGAGGGCGGCTGGTCGATGCTGGCGATGATCTTCACGATCATCGTCGTGGTCATCATGTTCGCCGGTTCGCTGTGGGTGATGTACCACATGAACCACAACATGATGCCCGGCATGACCACCCCCGACATGAGCAAGCTGCCGTGACCGGACAGCCGTCCGCGCCCCACGCGGGCGGCACGGCCAAGGGGGCCCGCCCGGTCTGGGCGCTGGCCCTCTTCGGCCTTCTGGCGCTGGCCGGCATCGCCGGCCTGACCGCGCTCGGCGTCTGGCAGCTCGAACGGCGGGCCTGGAAGCTCGACCTGATCGAGCGGGTGGAGGCGCGAATCCACGCCTCCCCCGTCCCCGCACCGGGGCCGGAGTCCTGGCCGTCCGTTTCGGCTGCATCGGCCGAATACCGGCGGGTCGCCGCCACCGGCCATTTCCTGCACGACCGCGAAACCCTGGTGCAGGCGGTTTCCGACCTCGGCGGCGGGTTCTGGGTGCTGACGCCGCTGGTCACCGACCGCGGCTTCAGCGTCCTGGTCAACCGCGGTTTCGTGCCGCCTGAAAAGCGCGATCCCGCGACCCGTGCCGAGGGGCAGCCGCAGGGAACCGTGACCGCCGCCGGCCTTCTGCGCGTCACCGAGCCGAAGGGCGGTTTCCTGCGCAGCAACGATCCGGCCGCCGACCGCTGGTATTCCCGCGACGTCGCCGCCATCGCCGCCGCCAAGGGGCTTGAGCAGGCCGCCCCCTATTTCATCGATGCCGATTCCACCCGCAATCCCGGCGGCTGGCCGGTCGGCGGGCTGACGGTGGTCAGCTTCCCCAACAGCCATCTCGGCTATGCGCTGACCTGGTTCGCGCTGGACCTGATGCTGATCGCCGCCGTCCTGTTCGTGATCCGCAGCGAGTTGCGGCGCAGACGAACCTAGAACAAGGGGCGCAACGGAAAACGGGCCTGCTAAAACTCCCCTCCCGCCGGTAACTCTCTATATAAGTCGGTGGGCTGATGAACCGGGTGAGGAACAGGACGTCTTTCGTGCGCGACACCACCGACCGCAAGAACCTGTTCCTGCTCGTCCAGCTGCGTTGGCTCGCCGTCGTCGGGCAGATCGTGACGATCCTGATCGTGCATCTGCAGATGGGAATCCGGCTGCCGCTGCTGCCGATGGCGGCGGTGATCTTCGTCCTGATCGCGCTGAACATCGCCAGCCTGATCCAGATCCGCCGCAGCGCCAGCGTTTCCAACACCCAGCTGTTCCTTGAGTTGCTGATCGACGTCTGGGCGCTGACCCTGCAGCTCTATCTCAGCGGCGGTGCATCCAACCCCTTCATATCGCTCTATCTTCTGCAGGTGGCGCTGGGTGCCGTGCTGCTGGAGGCCTGGTCGGCCTGGGCGCTGGTGCTGGTGGCGACCGCCGGCTTCACCTGGCTGATCGGCACCCACCAGCCGCTTCCCCTGCCCCATGCCCATGAGGGCGAGCTGTTCAGCCTGCACATCCAGGGAATGTTCATCTGCTTCGTACTGGCGGCGAGCCTGCTGGTCCCCTTCCTCACCCAGATCAACCGCAACCTGCGCGCCCGCGACGCCTATCTGGCGGAATTGCGCCAGCGCTCCATGGAAGAGGCGCACATTGTCCGCATGGGCCTGCTGGCGTCGGGCGCGGCGCATGAGCTGGGCACGCCGCTCGCCACCCTGTCGGTGATCCTCAACGACTGGCGCCGCATGCCGTTGCTGATGTCCGATCCCGATCTGTCGGAGGAGGTGGCGGAGATGCAGAACCAGATCGACCGCTGCAAGGCCATCGTGTCCGGCATCCTGCTGTCGTCGGGCGAGGCGCGCGGCGAGGGCACGGTGCGCACCACGGTGAAGGGCTTCCTCGACGATCTGGTGCAGGACTGGCTGTCCAGCCGCTCGCCGGCCCGCTTCGAGTACGACAACACCGTCGGCCCGCAGGAGCGGATGATCGCCGACCTTGCCCTGAAGCAGGTGCTGTTCAACGTGCTGGACAATGCGCTGGAGGCCTCGCCCGGCTGGATCGGCGTCGCGGCCCTGCGGCAGGGCGACAATCTGGTGGTGGCGGTCAACGATTCCGGTCCCGGATTCGACCCTGCCATCCTGGAGGAACTGGGCAAGCCCTACCGCTCCACCAAGAAGCGGCCGGGCAGCGGGCTCGGCCTGTTTCTGGTGGTCAATGTGCTGCGCAAGCTGGGCGGCACCGTCTCGGCCAAGAACCGGGCCGGCGGCGGCGCAACCGTCACGCTGACCCTGCCGCTGGCCGCCCTGTCGCCGGGAGGCTCCGATGGAGATGACTGAGCGGGAGACGCCCGAGCTGGACGGCGGTCCCCGCACCCTGCTGATCGTCGAGGACGACGAGTCCTTCGCGAAGGCGCTGCGCCGGTCCTTCGAGCGCCGCGGCTACGAGGTGCATGCCTGCGCCGGGCTGGAGGAGATGCGCGAGATCCTGCAGACGATGCAGCCCGACTATGCCGTGGTCGACCTGAAGCTCGCCACCGGGTCGGGGCTGGAATGCGTGAAGGAACTGCACGAGGCGGACGAGGACACCCGCATCGTCGTGTTGACCGGCTTCGCCAGCATCGCCACCGCGGTGGAGGCGATCAAGCTCGGCGCCTGCCATTATCTCGCCAAGCCCTCCAACACCGACGACATCGAGGCGGCGTTCGACCGCACCGAAGGCGACACCTCAATCGCCCCCGCCGCCCGCACCACCTCGATCAAGAATTTGGAGTGGGAACGCATCCACGAAACGCTGGTGGAGACCAACTTCAACATTTCGGAGACGGCAAGGCGGCTGGGCATGCATCGCCGCACGCTGGCCCGCAAGCTGGAGAAGAAGCGGGTGCCTTGAGGGGGGTGCGGTTGCCCCCACCCCATCCCTCCCCCGCTTCGCGGGAGAGGGGGTAGGACGCTTGTCAGAGTGAGGGTATCGAAACAGCAGCGGAGTTCCCTCTCCCGCGATAGCGGGGGAGGGTTAGGGAGGGGGCGAGAGCACTGAAGTGGCAACAGCGCTTCCCCGCTCCATCGCCGCCACCAGCTCCGTCTCCAGCGTCTCCGCCCGGTGCGCCGCCGTGTGCGCCGCCAGGATCCGCCGGCGCGCCTGTTCGCCGATCTCGCCCTCCGCGGCCGGGCGGCGCAGCACGTCCAGCACCTCGTCGGCGCTCGAAGCCAGGATGATCTCCCGCCCCGGCTCCAGCAATGTGTCGATGCCGTCCCAAATGTCGGAGACGATCGGCGTGGCGCAGGCCGCCGCTTCGAACAAGCGGACGCTGGGGCTGTAGCCGGCGCGGATCATGTCCTCGCGCGTCACGTTCAGGGTGAAGCGGCTCGCCGCGTAGAAGGCGGGATGGTCGGCCGGGGGCACATGGTGCAGCCGTTCCACATTCGCCGGCCAGACGATGTCGTCGGGATATTGCGGCCCGGCGACGACGAAGCGCAGCTCCGGCGCCCGCCTCGCCGGCTCCAGCAACAGGCGGTCCAGCGTCGGCTGGCGGTCGATGCTGTAGGTGCCGAGATAGCTGAGATCCCAGCGCTTGGGCACCGGCAGCGGCGCATAGGCCTCCGCATCCACCGAGCAATAGAGCGCCCTTGCCGCTGGTGAGCCGTACCGTTCCATCAGCCGGTCGAGCGTCGGCCCGCCGGTGAAGGAGAAATACACATCGAAGCCGGGGATGACCTCCGGCGCGAGATACTCGTAATCGCCGCGTTCCAGCTTCGCCAGGGTCACCGGCGTGTCGATGTCGTAGAAGGCGACGACACCCCGCGCGGTCTCCTGCGCCCAACGCCCGACCGCGACACCCTCCGGCACATAGGATCCGACCAGCACCGCATCCGCCCCGGCCACCGCGGCGGTGAAACGCTTCAGATCCTCAAGGTCGCTGTAGAAGGCGAGTTCGCACCAACCCGGATTCGGCAGGTCGCGGTTGTTCGCGTACCAGGGAACGTCCCGCTCCAGGAACAGGATCTCGTGCCCGCGCGCGGCGAAGGACTTCAGCAGCGCGCGGAAGGTGGTGGCATGCCCGTTGCCCCAGGAGGAGGACAGGCTGAGCCCAAGGACGACCAGCTTCATGCCGCACTCCGTTCCCGGCGGGCGGCCAGCGCGCCGCGCAACAGCTGGTCCACCTCGACCGCACGGCGGGCATAGGTGTGGCCGGCCAGGATGCGGCGGCGCGCCGCCTCGCCGATGGCGCGGGAGCGTTCAGGCGTCAGCGCGCGCAGATGCTCGGTCACGTCCTGCCCGTCGCGGGCGACCAGCACCTCCTCGTCCGGGGCCAGGAACAGTTCCACCCCCTCCCAGGCATCGGTGATCAGGCAGGCGCCGGCGCCGGCCGCCTCGAACACGCGGGTGGCGGGGGAGAAGCCGACCTCCGCCATGCTGTCGCGGGCGATGTTCAGCACCGCCTTGGCCGAGCTGTTGAAGGCGTTGTGATCGGCGGTGCCGACATGGCCGATGTGGGTGACGTTGGCCGGCAGGCCCTTGGTCTCCCAGCCGCTGCCGCCGATGATGTAGCGGGCATCCGGATTGCGCGCCGCCGGCTCCAGGAAGAAGCGCTCCACCCGCGCCTCGCGGTCGGGCAACCGGTTGCCGAGGAAGTTCAGGTCGGCGCGGAAGCGGTCCTGCGGCGGCACCGGATGGTGGGTGGACGGATCCAGCGCGTTGTAGACCGGCCGGCAGACCGGCGCCCCCATCGCCTCATAGGCCGACACCACCGGCGGACCGCCGCCATAGGTCAGCACGAAGTCCAGCTCCGGCAGGCGTCGGCGCAGCACATGGTCGGGCGCCTGCCGCAGCTCCGCCAGGGTCGCCGGGGCGTCGACGTCCCAATAGATGCGCAGGGCCTGCGGGTCGGAGGCATCCATCACGCCGTCCAGCAATTCGTCGTCGAAGACGCCGACGCCATTGGCCTTCACCACCACGTCGGCCTTGACCGCTTCGGCGATCACCGCACGGCAGGCTTCCGGCGTCGCGTCATAGACGACGACCTTGGCGTAGTCCGGCGGCTCGATGTCGCGGTGCTTCTGGCGGTCGAAGGCGTCCGGCTCGTAGAAGGTGATGTCCCAGCCATGCGTGGCCAGTTCGCTCAGCATGCCGCGGTAATAGGTGGCAGCGCCGTTCCAGTAGGAGGACAGCAGGCTGGACCCGTAAAAGGCCATCTTCATCGGGCGGACTCCTCAAGGACCGGTTCTTTTTCATTGCCGCGCAGGCTGCCGACGATGGACAGCAACTCGTCGACGCGATGGGCGCAGGTGTGGCGGGCGCGGATCGTCTCCAGCCCGTTGCGGACCAGTTCGGCGCGCAGCCCCTCGTCGCGGTCGACGGCGCGCAGATGGTGGGCCATCTCCTCGCCGTCGCGGGCGAACAGGAAGTCGCGGCCGGGGCGGAACAGCCCTTCCGCATCGCTCCACGGCGCACTGACCAGCGGGATGCTGCAGGCCAGCGCCTCGAACACGCGGATGGTCGGGATGCCCGGCAGCATTTCGACGTAGAAGCGGCGCGGCACATGGACGGTGACGCGGTGGCGGGCGAAGATCTCCGGCGCCCGCGCGTTCGGCAGCCAACCCCTGTAGGCGATGCCGTAACGCTTCAGCGTCGCCAGGGCATCCGCCGGATAGCGCACGCCGTAGATTTCCAGCGGCAGCCCGGCGGCCTTTGCCGGCGCGAAGAGGAAGCGCTCCAACTCCTCCGTCCGCTCGCCGTCACCCCAATTGCCGATCCACACCGCACCTTCACGTTGCCCTTCTTCGGCGGGCGGATGGAACAGCCGGATGTCGGCGGCCTCGTGCCAGACGAAGACGCGGCCTTCCCAACCCCAGCGGCGGTAGACCGCGGCCAGCGTCTCGCCGAAGGCCAGCACGCCGTCATAGCCGGACAGGTCGAAGGCGTTGATCGCCTCGGGGTCGCTGACCGCGCGGTGGTGGGTGTCGTGGAACAGCAGGGTGAAGCGGCCGCCGCGCTTGCGCGCTTCGCCTACGGCGGCGACCAGCGCCGGGTCGTTCCATTCATGGACGATCACCAGATCGGCGCCGTCGCAAGCCGCCTCCACATCGAAGCCCTTCGGCATGCCCTGCGACGACAGCTCCGGATAGGCGCTGCGATAGGCGTCCAGCCCGGACTCGCCATGGTCGGCCAGCAGGTTCTGCAGGCTCCAGGCGCCTTCCGGCTCCAGCACCTGCACGTCATGGCCGCGGGCGATCAGGTCGCGCAGCACCCCGCGCAGGAAATGGGCGTTGCCGTGGTTCCAGCAGGAGGCCAGCGAATGGGTGAAATAGACGATCCTCACGCAATCACCTCCGAACGCACCGGGTGCGTCACCGACCGATAGACGTCGAGCATCCCGGCGGTGAGACGGTCCATGTCATAGCGGGCGGAGCGGCGGCGGGCGGCGGTGCCGAGCCGGCGCGCCTCCAGCGGGTCGTCGAGCAGCCGGCGCAGGGTCGCGGCCAGTGCCGCGGCATCGCCCGGATCGGCGAAGATGGCGGCGCCGTCCCATAATTCGCGGAAGCTGGCGATGTCCGACAGCACCAGCGCGCAGCCGGCCTGTGCCGCTTCCAGCACCGTCAGCCCGAAGGGTTCATACAGCGGCAGCGAGGCGAAGACCGGCGCCCGCGCCATCCATCCGGCGACCGACGCACCGTCCAGCCGCCCCAGCGCCCGGGCATGGGTCAGCCCGACGCGGTGCCCGGTCGGGCTTTCCAGCGGCCCGGCGGCGAACACCGGCACGTCCAGCAACTTGGCCGCCGCGTCCAGCAGTTCGACGTTCTTGCCCGAATCCCACAGCCGCCCGGCGGTGAAGACGAAGCGTTCCCGCCCCATCGCTGCGCGGCGGGGACCGGCCTTGCGGGTATAGCGCCCGTTGCGGACCACCACCGGCGGCGCCACGCCGTAGAGTGCCGCGGTCGCATCGGCGAAGGCGGCGCTGGGCGCCACCAGCACGTCGCAGGCCCGATAGCCCCGGCGCAGCAGCTCCGTCCGCCAGCGGAAATCCTCCGGCATCCCGCCGCCGCGCACCGCTGCCCACCAGCTCGCCATGCAGGAATGGCAGACGCCGACGACCGGCATGGTGAAGCCGGCGTCGGCGGCCAAGGCCGGGCTGTTCAGATGCACGACATCGGGACCGAGCCTTGCTGCCAGATCGCCCAGCGCCTCCGCCGTGCGGCGCACCGCGGCCTCATTGGGGGCGGTCCAGTCGAGCGGCAGACCGGTGTCGATCAGCTCCAGCCCGTCCACCGCGGCGGCGGCGGCGACCTGATCGGGGTGGGGCGACGGTCCCAGCACCGCCAGCGTCACCCGTGTCCCCTGCCCCGCCAGTTCGCGCGCCAGATCCAGCGCATAGGTCCACACCCCGCCGACACTGTCGGCCGTCATCAGCACATAGGGGGGTTCCGCAGGCGGCAGTTTTCTTTGGGCACTTGTCAGCGGCAGGAGCATGCCGCCTCCAGCTCCGTCAGCGGCAAGGGCTCGTCCTCCTGGATGTCGCTCAGGCGTTCGAACTGGCCAAGGTAATGCTCGTGCGCCCGCTCCCACGCCCGGTCGTCCGGCTCGCCCCACAGGCGACGGTAATCGGGCGAGGCCGGATAGGGGTAGAGCGGCACCGGGTCGTTGGCCCACACCCCGGCGGCCAGCAGCTTCTCCCGCCAGGCCTTCACCATGTCGGCATCGTCGCCGGCCACGGCGATCAGATTGGCCTGGACGAAGGGCACGCTGCGCCGGGCATGGATCAGCCGGTCGGCCAGATCGTCGGTGCTCATCCGGCATTTCTTGTCGAGCGAGGCGCGGCCTTCCTCGGTCAGGCTTTCCACCCCGGCCTCGATCGACACGCAGCCGGCAGCCCCCAGCAGGTCGAGCATTTCCGGCTTCCACAGATCGATGCGCGTCTGCACGCCGAACTCGATGGGCCGCTCGACCAGCGCTTCCAGCAGGTCGCGCCGGGGCAGGAAGATCTCGTCGATGAAATAGACGTAGCGCACACCGGCCGCGATCAGCCCGTCGATCTCCTCCAGGATGATGGCTGTGTCGCGCCGCCGGTACTGGTCGCGGAAATCGATCTTGGCGCAGAAGCTGCAGTTGTAGGGACAGCCGCGCGACGCCTCCACCTCCGCCCCCGGCCCGACCGGTTCGGTACCGTAACGGTGGTGGTGGTGCGGGTGGCGCTGCAGCCACTCAACAGGCCAGGACAGCGCCGGCAAGTCGGTGAAGCGCGTGGCATGCGGTCCGCCGGTCACCACCAGATCGCCGTCGCGATGGAAGGCCAGCGACGGAATTTCTTCCAGCGCCGCAGCTTCCGCCAGCTTGGCGACGATCTCCTCACACTCCCCGCGCACCACCAGATCGACGCCGAGCTTGCCCAAGGTCGGCGCCGGGGTGGTGGAACCGTGCGGGCCGACCGCGACGGTTCGCCCGCCGCGCCCGCCCAGCGCTGTCAGGAACTCGCGCGGCACGCGCAGTTCCGGCTGGGCGCAGCGCCAGAACAGGTAGGTCGGCGCCGTGGTCAGCACGGTCATGCCGGGCGTAAAGGCGGCGACCCGCTCCGCCATCTCCGCGTTCGACAGGCCGTCCAGCGCGCCGTCCAGCAGCAGCACCTCGTGACCGGCCCGCTCCAGCAGCGCCTTGCTATACCCCAGCTCC
Encoded here:
- the cyoC gene encoding cytochrome o ubiquinol oxidase subunit III — protein: MHGGHAGHDAPRDATPPVFYVRDEHAHEAASTALGFWIYLMSDCLIFAVLFATYGVLGTSYAAGPTPKELFDLNLVALNTAMLLFSSITYGFAMLAMEKGRTAQTQGWLVVTLLFGLAFLGIELYEFAHLIHEGAGPGRSAFLSAFFTLVGTHGLHVTFGCIWLVTLMVQVARRGLIPANRRRLMCLSMFWHFLDVIWIGVFTYVYLMGVLR
- a CDS encoding SURF1 family protein, with the translated sequence MTGQPSAPHAGGTAKGARPVWALALFGLLALAGIAGLTALGVWQLERRAWKLDLIERVEARIHASPVPAPGPESWPSVSAASAEYRRVAATGHFLHDRETLVQAVSDLGGGFWVLTPLVTDRGFSVLVNRGFVPPEKRDPATRAEGQPQGTVTAAGLLRVTEPKGGFLRSNDPAADRWYSRDVAAIAAAKGLEQAAPYFIDADSTRNPGGWPVGGLTVVSFPNSHLGYALTWFALDLMLIAAVLFVIRSELRRRRT
- the cyoD gene encoding cytochrome o ubiquinol oxidase subunit IV — protein: MSTHAHGDHHAHQGHGHGHDDHGHGHPEGAHGTFGSYMIGFVLSVILTVIPFWLVMNGTLDKETTTAVILALAVVQILVHMVYFLHMNGRVEGGWSMLAMIFTIIVVVIMFAGSLWVMYHMNHNMMPGMTTPDMSKLP
- the cyoA gene encoding ubiquinol oxidase subunit II, whose translation is MSRYRAIALLPVMAALSGCNLVVLNPAGDVASQQGDLVVISTLLMLLIIVPVMALTVLFAWRYRQSNNTARYEPDWDHSTQLELVIWAAPLLIIICLGAITWVTTHKLDPYRPLDRIAADKPLPAGVKPLDVQVVALDWKWLFVYPEYGIASVNEMAAPVDRPIRFSLTASTVMNSFYVPALAGMIYAMPGMETKLHAVINEPGTYKGFSSNYSGAGFSHMRFAFLGLSDQDFEGWVSKVKSTATPLDRNAYIALEKPSEAVPVQHFGTVDPKLFNAVVNLCVRPGTMCMSDMAAIDRAGGLNAGGMAAANGILRANTLAGFPDTQPTGLCTVAEAVEAAANSGAVQRPTVTPISASASQAGPQRLANP
- a CDS encoding ATP-binding protein — encoded protein: MNRVRNRTSFVRDTTDRKNLFLLVQLRWLAVVGQIVTILIVHLQMGIRLPLLPMAAVIFVLIALNIASLIQIRRSASVSNTQLFLELLIDVWALTLQLYLSGGASNPFISLYLLQVALGAVLLEAWSAWALVLVATAGFTWLIGTHQPLPLPHAHEGELFSLHIQGMFICFVLAASLLVPFLTQINRNLRARDAYLAELRQRSMEEAHIVRMGLLASGAAHELGTPLATLSVILNDWRRMPLLMSDPDLSEEVAEMQNQIDRCKAIVSGILLSSGEARGEGTVRTTVKGFLDDLVQDWLSSRSPARFEYDNTVGPQERMIADLALKQVLFNVLDNALEASPGWIGVAALRQGDNLVVAVNDSGPGFDPAILEELGKPYRSTKKRPGSGLGLFLVVNVLRKLGGTVSAKNRAGGGATVTLTLPLAALSPGGSDGDD
- a CDS encoding CgeB family protein translates to MKMAFYGSSLLSSYWNGAATYYRGMLSELATHGWDITFYEPDAFDRQKHRDIEPPDYAKVVVYDATPEACRAVIAEAVKADVVVKANGVGVFDDELLDGVMDASDPQALRIYWDVDAPATLAELRQAPDHVLRRRLPELDFVLTYGGGPPVVSAYEAMGAPVCRPVYNALDPSTHHPVPPQDRFRADLNFLGNRLPDREARVERFFLEPAARNPDARYIIGGSGWETKGLPANVTHIGHVGTADHNAFNSSAKAVLNIARDSMAEVGFSPATRVFEAAGAGACLITDAWEGVELFLAPDEEVLVARDGQDVTEHLRALTPERSRAIGEAARRRILAGHTYARRAVEVDQLLRGALAARRERSAA
- the cyoB gene encoding cytochrome o ubiquinol oxidase subunit I, with translation MLETLTTFLFGRLSLNSFPYHEPIVVATFFAVMLGGIALVAALSYFKLWGYLWREWFTTVDHKRIGIMYMILGLIMLLRGFADAIMMRAQQAIAFNGSEGYLNAHHYDQVFTAHGVIMIFFVAMPLVTGLMNYVVPLQIGARDVSFPFLNNFSFWMTVGGAVLIMISLFVGEFARTGWLAYPPLSGIEASPDVGVDYYIWALQVAGVGTTLSGINLICTIVKMRAPGMTMMKMPVFTWTSLCTNVLIVASFPVLTAVLVLLSLDRYVGTHFFTSDMGGNPMMYVNLIWIWGHPEVYILILPCFGIFSEVTSTFCGKKLFGYTSMVYATVVITILSYLVWLHHFFTMGSGASVNSFFGITTMIISIPTGAKIFNWLFTMYRGRIRFELPMMWTIAFMLTFVIGGMTGVLLAVPPADFVLHNSLFLIAHFHNVIIGGVLFGLFAGIYYWWPKAFGFRLDPFWGKVSFWCWVIGFYAAFMPLYVLGLMGVTRRLRVFEDPSLQIWFQIAAVGAVLIAMGIGAFLVQIAVSVLKRRQLVDVTGDPWDGRTLEWATSSPPPGYNFAFTPVIHDNDAWWDMKKRGYARPLDGYRPIHMPANTGTGVILAGISTALGFALVWHIWWLAALSFIGLLVVAISHTFNYNRDFHIPVEEVVRTENERTRLLAGQV
- a CDS encoding CgeB family protein, coding for MKLVVLGLSLSSSWGNGHATTFRALLKSFAARGHEILFLERDVPWYANNRDLPNPGWCELAFYSDLEDLKRFTAAVAGADAVLVGSYVPEGVAVGRWAQETARGVVAFYDIDTPVTLAKLERGDYEYLAPEVIPGFDVYFSFTGGPTLDRLMERYGSPAARALYCSVDAEAYAPLPVPKRWDLSYLGTYSIDRQPTLDRLLLEPARRAPELRFVVAGPQYPDDIVWPANVERLHHVPPADHPAFYAASRFTLNVTREDMIRAGYSPSVRLFEAAACATPIVSDIWDGIDTLLEPGREIILASSADEVLDVLRRPAAEGEIGEQARRRILAAHTAAHRAETLETELVAAMERGSAVATSVLSPPP
- a CDS encoding response regulator transcription factor — encoded protein: MTERETPELDGGPRTLLIVEDDESFAKALRRSFERRGYEVHACAGLEEMREILQTMQPDYAVVDLKLATGSGLECVKELHEADEDTRIVVLTGFASIATAVEAIKLGACHYLAKPSNTDDIEAAFDRTEGDTSIAPAARTTSIKNLEWERIHETLVETNFNISETARRLGMHRRTLARKLEKKRVP